A window from Gossypium raimondii isolate GPD5lz chromosome 7, ASM2569854v1, whole genome shotgun sequence encodes these proteins:
- the LOC105791796 gene encoding mitochondrial uncoupling protein 2 isoform X1 produces the protein MADLKFSFAETFLCSAFAACFAEFCTIPLDTAKVRLQLQKKAVGDEVNLPKYRGLLGTMATIAKEERLSALWKGIVAGLHRQCIYGGLRIGLYEPVKTLLVGADYVGDIPLYQKIIAALLTGALAITVANPTDLVKVRLQAEGKFPAGIARRYYGTLDAYYTIVREEGLAALWTGLGPNIARNAIVNAAELASYDQVKQTILKIPGFSDNVLTHLLAGLGAGFFAVCIGSPIDVVKSRMMGDSGYKNTLDCFIRTLRNEGFLAFYKGFVPNFTRLGSWNVVMFLTLEQVKKAFRGELYYD, from the exons ATGGCAGATCTTAAGTTTTCTTTCGCTGAAACTTTTCTTTGTAGTGCTTTTGCTGCTTGTTTTGCTGAG TTCTGTACCATTCCTTTGGACACTGCCAAAGTCAGACTCCAGCTCCAAAAGAAAGCAGTTGGTGATGAAgttaatttaccaaaatataggGGCTTGTTGGGTACTATGGCTACCATTGCTAAGGAAGAAAGATTATCAGCACTTTGGAAAGGAATAGTTGCTGGTTTACATCGCCAATGCATTTATGGAGGTCTAAGGATCGGGTTATATGAACCT GTCAAAACGCTATTAGTTGGTGCTGATTATGTTGGTGATATTCCGTTGTACCAAAAAATTATAGCAGCTCTATTGACTG GTGCTCTAGCTATTACAGTCGCTAATCCAACTGATCTTGTCAAAGTTCGGCTGCAAGCTGAAGGAAAATTTCCAGCCGGGATTGCCAGGCGTTATTATGGGACTTTGGATGCATACTACACCATAGTTAGAGAA GAAGGACTAGCAGCACTGTGGACTGGGCTTGGTCCCAACATTGCACGAAATGCCATTGTAAATGCTGCTGAACTAGCCAGTTATGATCAAGTGAAACag ACAATTTTGAAGATTCCCGGATTCTCAGACAATGTCCTAACACATCTTCTAGCAGGTCTTGGTGCAGGTTTCTTTGCAGTCTGTATTGGTTCTCCAATTGATGTG GTAAAATCAAGAATGATGGGAGACTCTGGCTACAAAAACACTCTTGATTGTTTCATTAGAACTTTGAGGAATGAG GGATTCCTTGCCTTTTATAAGGGATTTGTTCCTAATTTTACTCGGCTGGGATCTTGGAACGTGGTTATGTTCTTGACTCTTGAGCAA GTGAAGAAAGCTTTCCGGggggaattatattatgattga
- the LOC105791796 gene encoding mitochondrial uncoupling protein 2 isoform X2, with protein sequence MATIAKEERLSALWKGIVAGLHRQCIYGGLRIGLYEPVKTLLVGADYVGDIPLYQKIIAALLTGALAITVANPTDLVKVRLQAEGKFPAGIARRYYGTLDAYYTIVREEGLAALWTGLGPNIARNAIVNAAELASYDQVKQTILKIPGFSDNVLTHLLAGLGAGFFAVCIGSPIDVVKSRMMGDSGYKNTLDCFIRTLRNEGFLAFYKGFVPNFTRLGSWNVVMFLTLEQVKKAFRGELYYD encoded by the exons ATGGCTACCATTGCTAAGGAAGAAAGATTATCAGCACTTTGGAAAGGAATAGTTGCTGGTTTACATCGCCAATGCATTTATGGAGGTCTAAGGATCGGGTTATATGAACCT GTCAAAACGCTATTAGTTGGTGCTGATTATGTTGGTGATATTCCGTTGTACCAAAAAATTATAGCAGCTCTATTGACTG GTGCTCTAGCTATTACAGTCGCTAATCCAACTGATCTTGTCAAAGTTCGGCTGCAAGCTGAAGGAAAATTTCCAGCCGGGATTGCCAGGCGTTATTATGGGACTTTGGATGCATACTACACCATAGTTAGAGAA GAAGGACTAGCAGCACTGTGGACTGGGCTTGGTCCCAACATTGCACGAAATGCCATTGTAAATGCTGCTGAACTAGCCAGTTATGATCAAGTGAAACag ACAATTTTGAAGATTCCCGGATTCTCAGACAATGTCCTAACACATCTTCTAGCAGGTCTTGGTGCAGGTTTCTTTGCAGTCTGTATTGGTTCTCCAATTGATGTG GTAAAATCAAGAATGATGGGAGACTCTGGCTACAAAAACACTCTTGATTGTTTCATTAGAACTTTGAGGAATGAG GGATTCCTTGCCTTTTATAAGGGATTTGTTCCTAATTTTACTCGGCTGGGATCTTGGAACGTGGTTATGTTCTTGACTCTTGAGCAA GTGAAGAAAGCTTTCCGGggggaattatattatgattga